GACGCCGAGCGTTCCACGTGCAGGTCGAGCTCGAGCACGTGCGGCGCGCGGGCGAGCACGCCGTCGACGTCGCCGACCTGCTGCACCAGGTTGGCGGCCACGTTGCCCGGGACGTCGGCGTGCACCAGGTGCTCGGCCGCGCGGGCGGCCGGGATGCCGACCACCGGCGGCAGCGGGGTGTAGCTCACCGTGATCTTGCCGGCGGCGTCCTCGGCCAGGTACCGGTTACGGGCGACGACCATGACGACCGGCTCGCCGACGTGCCGCACGACGTCGCGCGCCAGCGCGTACTGGGTGCGGCCCTGGGTGAGCGCCGGGTGCGGGATCAGCAGCGGCAACGGCTCGGCCAGCCGGTCGGGCAGATCCTCGTACGTGTAGATCGCGACCAGCCCGTCCACCTCGAGGGCGTCGTCGACGTCGATGCCGTCGACGCGGGCGTGCGCGTGCGGGCTGCGCACGAAGGCGCACTCGAGCGCGTCGTTGCCGAGGTCGTCGAGGTAGCCGCCGTGCCCGCGCAGCAGCCGCTCGTCCTCGACCCGCGCGACCGGTTCGCCGAACAGTCGCGTCGTCATGCCGACAGCTCCGCCGCGCGCAGCACGGCCTTGACGATGTTCTGGTAGCCGGTGCAGCGGCACAGGTTCCCGGCGATCATCTCGCGCGCCTCGTCCTCGCTCGGGTCGGGGTTCTCGCGCAACCCGGCCGTGATCGTGGTGAGGAACCCCGGCGTGCAGAACCCGCACTGCAGACCGTGGCAGTCGCGGAACGCCTGCTGCACCGGCGAGAGCGTGTCACCGGCGGCCAGCCCCTCCACCGTGGTGATCCGCGCGCCGTCGACGCTCACCGCCAGCAACAGGCACGAGCGCATCGGCGCGCCGTCGACGAGCACCGTGCACGCGCCGCACACGCCGTGCTCGCAGCCGACGTGCGTCCCGGTGAGCTCGAGGTCGTGACGCAGGCAGTCCGACAGCAGCCGGCGGGCGGGAACCTGAAGGTCGTGGACCGCGCCGTTCACGTCCAGCCGGATCTGGTGAAGTTGCTCGTTCATGCGCGGCTCCGTTCCTGTGCCTGCCGGTAGGCGCCCTCCAGCGCGCGGGCGGTGAGCACGCCGGCGAGGTGCAGACGGTAGTCGGCGGTGGCGTGGATGTCGGCCTCCGGCTCGAGCTGCCCGCGCGCGGCGTCGGCGGCAGCCGCGAAGTCCGGCGCGGCCCCGGAACCCGGCACGGCGGCCTCGGTCAGGTCGAGCACCAGCGGCGTCGCCGAGACCGACAGGTACGCGGCACGTGCCGCCGAAACGGCCCCGGTGGCGTCCAGTTGGACGAGAGCGGCGACGCCACACACCGCGTAGTCGCCGTGCCGCCGCGCGACCTCGACGAACTCGGTGCCGGCACCCGCAGGCAGCACCGGGAAGCTCGCCTCGACCGCCAGTTCGCCCGCCTGCACCGCCGACTCCAGCGGCCCGAGGAAGAAGTCGCCGGCTGCCACGTCGCGCGCGCCGCCAGCCGAGGCGACCCGCACCGTGCCGTCCAGCAGCGCGAGCACGGCGGTCATCTCGCCCGCGGGGTCGGCGTGCGCCAGGCTGCCCACGGTCGTGCCGCGGTTGCGGATCGTCGCGTGGGCGACCAGCCGCAGTGCGGTACGCAGCAACGGCTGCGCCCGGTAGGCGTCCTCGTCCGCGAGAACGTGCGCGTGCCGGGCCAGTGCGCCGACCCGCACCGCCTGCGCGTCGACCCGGACGTAGTCCAGTTCGTGCAGCCGGTTGATGTCGACGAGGTGATGCGGGGCGGCCAGTCGCATGGACAGGATCGGCAGCAGCGACTGGCCGCCCGCGAGCACCTTGCCGTCGGCACCCAGGTCGGCGAGCGTCGTCAGGGCTTCGGCGACGGACTCCGGCCTGGAGTAGCCGAACGGTGGCGGTTTCACTCCGGCCCGGAACCCTCCGTCGCGAACGGGGACAGTTCGCCCTCGGGTGTCTCCACGTTGCCCGTCGAGAGCATGGCACCACCCTCGTAGCCGCGCCCGGCGCCTTGCGGTTCGATGCGCAGGTGCTGCGGTGCCAGCCACCGGACGAAGTGGTAGAAGACGATCGCGAAGATCGTGCCGAGTGCGATGCCGCTGATCGAGAAGTCGTTGGTGAACTTCAGCGACACGCCGCCGATTCCGGCGATCAGCGCGGCGGCGAGCGGCACCAGGTTCACCGGGTTGGCGAAGTCGACGTGGTTCTCGATCCAGATCTTCGCACCGAGCAGGCCGATCATCCCGTACAGCACCACGGTGATGCCGCCGAGCACGCCGCCCGGCGTCGCGCTCACGATCGCCCCGAACTTCGGACAGAAGCCGAGCAGGATCGCGACGACGGCAGCCACCCAGTACGCGGCCGTCGAGTAGACCCGGGTGGCCGCCATGACGCCGATGTTCTCGGCGTAGGTGGTCGTCGGGGCGCCACCGACCGCGCTGGCGATCGCGGTGCCCACACCGTCGCCGATGAACGCCCGGCCGAGGTACGGGTCGAGGTTCTCGCCGGTCATCTCGCTGACCGCCTTGACGTGCCCGGCGTTCTCGGCGATCAGCGCGATCACGCTGGGCAGGATCAGCAGGATGAACGTCATCGAGAAGCTCGGGCCGTGCCAGCCGACGATCTGCTCCTTGCCGTCTGCCGCGAACACCGACTTGTGCGGGAAGCCGAGCCAGTCGGCGTTCTTCACCCCGGTCCAGTCGATCCGGTGGTGCGGCTTGGGGCCGCTGCCGTCCGGTAGCACCGAGTTGATCTTGCCGAAGATGTGGTCGAACGCCCAGGACAGGCCGTAGCCGAACAGCAGGCCGAGGAAGATCGCGATCCGGGACCAGAAGCCCCGGAACAGCACGGCCGCCGCGATCACGAACGCCATCGTGAGCAGGCCGATCCACTCATCCTGCGGCCAGTACACGCCCGCGACCACCGGCGCCAGGTTGAAGCCGATCAGCATGACCACCGCGCCGGTGACGGCGGGCGGCAGCACCTTCTGCACGATCCCGCCGCCGGCGAAGTGCACCACGATGCCGACCAGGACGAGCACCACGCCGGCCACCAGGATCGCTCCGGTGACCTCCTTGGAGTTGCCGCCCTGCGCACGCACGGCCGCCACACCGGCGACGAACGAGGCCGAGGTGCCGAGGTAGGACGGCACCTTCCCGTTCACGATGAACAGGAAGATGATCGTCGCGACACCGGACATCATGATCGCGAGGTTCGGGTTCAGCCCCATGATCACCGGGAAGACGAACGTGGCCCCGAACATGGCCACCACGTGCTGCGCGCCGAGCCCGACGGTGCGACCCCACGAGAGCCGCTCGCCGGGGCGTACCACCTCGCCGGGCGGAGGCGTCTTGCCCCCGTACACCAGCTTCCAGCCAAAAGCAGACATTCGCGTCGCCCCTTCTGCGGACCCGCATGATCGTCTCGCCGGCGCGCTCACTGTGAGCACGCTCACCGAGACGGTAGGGCCGCCGTCAACGGCCGATCATTGTGCAAATCTGACGAAGGCCGAGGGATGTTGCTGGCGCAGATAGGAAAGTGTCGTTCACAAACCGCGCATTTGGACGACCCGCAGCGCCAGCGCCACGTCCAGCCGCAGGTTCGCGTCCGACGTGAACGGGCCGATCATCGTCTCCAGCTTGGTGATCCGGTAGCGCAGCGTGTTGTAGTGGAAATGCAGTGAGCGCGCCGTCTCGGCCACGTTGCAGTTGCGGTCGAGCAGCTCCTGCAGCGTGCCGCGCAGGTCCAGCGCGTCGGGCGTGTCCGCGCCCAGCGGCCCCAGCACCTCGGCCGCGAAGGCCCGCAGCTCGCCGGGATCGCTGACGAGCGAGAGCACCCGGTGCACACCGAGCCCGTCGAAGTGGGCGACCGCGCCGGGTCCGTGCGTCCGCCGCCCGACCCGGACCGCAGTGCCGGCCTGCTCGTACGCGGCAGCCAGGTCGGCGATCGAGCCGATCACCCTGCTGACGCCGGTGCTGAACGAGCGCCGCCCGCCGCCGCGATCGCCCGCGACCGACGACACCAGCTCGGCGACGGTGCGCTGCACGGACTCCGGCTCGGCGGGCACGAGCGCGACCAGTTCGTGGGTGAACCCGACGACCGGCACCGCGCGGTCGCGGGCACGCAGTACCTGCTCCCAGGCCGCCGTCAGCCGGTCCATCGGCGTGCGACCTGCCACGCTGGCCGGCCCGGACGACTCGTCCAGCCGGGCGACGATGACGGCGAGCGGCCGGTCGACGTCCCAGCCGAGCTGCGCGCAGTGCTCGGTCACCAGCTCGGGTGGACCGGCCACGCCGTTGAGCGCGTCGCGCAGGAAGTCGCCGCGAAACTTCGACTCGACCGCCGACACTGCCAGCTGCTTGGTGATCGCGAGCGCGGCGACGGTGGCGGCCCGCTCCAGCGCCTGCACGGTGACCGGCCCGAGGCCGCCGTTCGGCCCGTATGCGGCGATCAGGCCGTGGTCGGTGCCGCCGGCGATCACGCGGGCGACGGCGAGCTGCCCGCCGGTGGCGTCCGGCGCGTCCTGCAGCCCGGCGTGTACCTGCTCGGTGCGGAACCGGCCGGACGGGTCGAACAGCGGCAGCGCCGCGAGGGCCGCCGAGTTCGCCTCGGCGCCACCGGTGGTCTGCACCCGCCCGTCCGGCGAGCAGATCAGCACGGCGGTGTCGAACAGGGCAGCCACCTCTGCGGCGATCTGCGGCAGGTCGCCGCCGCCGAGCACGAGCGCGGTCAGCGTGCGGTGCAGCCGGTCGGCGACGTCCAGCGCCCAGGTCTGCCGGTCGACGAGTTGCGTGAACACCTCGGACATCACCTCGTCGAAGGCGACGCCCCGAGGCAGCACGAGCACCGGAAAGCCGTGCCGCTCTGCGGTGTCGAGCATGTCCGGCGGGAGCTCGTCCAGGTAGCGGCCGGTCTTGACGCCGAGCGCGCTGACCCCGCGTTCGGCCAGCCCGTCGACCAGCCGGGCGACCACGGACGGGTCGAAGGTGCCGCCCTGCCCGCCGTGGCGCAACGGGAAGCCGGTGGTCAGCAGCAGCTCGTTCGGCTTGACCCACGGCAGGATGTCCGGAACCTCCATGACGTTCACCCAGCGCACCACGGTGTCCAGGCCGGCAGCGCCCGCAGCCACCTCGGCACCGGCCAGGCTCGGCAGTGCGAGCAGCCCGCGAACCGTGAGGGCGTAGTCGGCGGCCACTGGCAGATCACGTCGCTGCGGCGGCACAACGTTGGCAACGTTCTCCATGGGGCGCACCGTACGCCTGCCGTAGCTTCGCTAACCATGCAGATCCGCGCAGCCGCCAGCAGCGCGCTGCGCGACCTGCTCGCCGGCCCGCCCGTGCCCGCCCGCCTGCTCGGCTCGGGCCCGTACGCGCTCTACCTCGGCACCGACGACGCCGTCGTGGCGGTGCTGGCGCGCGACGCCGTGCGCCTGCCCTGTTCCCTCACCTTGAGCACGTCTTCGGCCGAACTGCCGCTGACCTCGCTCGATGTGCGCGATGCGGTGTCGGTCGGCGAGGGCGCGATCCGCTGGACGGGACGCGCCGGGCCGGGCGCTGTGCTCGTCGCACGGCACTGGGCGCCGGCGCGAGTCCGCAAGGGGACGAGCATTCCGATCGACAGATGGCGCTCGGCCCTGTCCGCGTTCGACTGCGGCGTGGAAGCCCGGCTGATCGGCGGCCTGACGGTCGGCTCGTGCGACCTGGCCGGTTCGCTGTTGGGCCGGGGACCGGGCCTGACGCCGGCCGGTGACGACGTGCTCGCCGGGTTCCTGCTCGGCACCCGAGCCCTCGGGGTCCCCGCCGGCCCGCTCGGCCGGTTCGTCGCCGAGCAGGCGCCGGCCGCGACGACCGCGCTGTCCGCGCAACTGCTGCGTCACGCGATCCGCGGCGAATGCGTGCCGCAGGTGGGCGCCGCGCTCGCCTCCCCCGGAGACACGAGCGCGCTCGTCGCGCTGCTCGCGGTGGGCCACACGTCCGGCACCGCCCTGGCACGCGGCCTGCTGCGGGCGGCCGAGTACGCCGCGGGCGTCGGCGCTGCGACGACGACCGCGGCGACGACGACCGCGGCGTGACGGCGGAGGCGATCATGGCGGTGGAGCACGTCGAGGCGCGCCAGGGTGCGTACGCCGACTCGGTCACCCTGATGCAGGTCAGCCGGCGGGTCGC
This genomic stretch from Jatrophihabitans cynanchi harbors:
- a CDS encoding (2Fe-2S)-binding protein, whose translation is MNEQLHQIRLDVNGAVHDLQVPARRLLSDCLRHDLELTGTHVGCEHGVCGACTVLVDGAPMRSCLLLAVSVDGARITTVEGLAAGDTLSPVQQAFRDCHGLQCGFCTPGFLTTITAGLRENPDPSEDEAREMIAGNLCRCTGYQNIVKAVLRAAELSA
- a CDS encoding FAD binding domain-containing protein encodes the protein MKPPPFGYSRPESVAEALTTLADLGADGKVLAGGQSLLPILSMRLAAPHHLVDINRLHELDYVRVDAQAVRVGALARHAHVLADEDAYRAQPLLRTALRLVAHATIRNRGTTVGSLAHADPAGEMTAVLALLDGTVRVASAGGARDVAAGDFFLGPLESAVQAGELAVEASFPVLPAGAGTEFVEVARRHGDYAVCGVAALVQLDATGAVSAARAAYLSVSATPLVLDLTEAAVPGSGAAPDFAAAADAARGQLEPEADIHATADYRLHLAGVLTARALEGAYRQAQERSRA
- a CDS encoding uracil-xanthine permease family protein, with the translated sequence MSAFGWKLVYGGKTPPPGEVVRPGERLSWGRTVGLGAQHVVAMFGATFVFPVIMGLNPNLAIMMSGVATIIFLFIVNGKVPSYLGTSASFVAGVAAVRAQGGNSKEVTGAILVAGVVLVLVGIVVHFAGGGIVQKVLPPAVTGAVVMLIGFNLAPVVAGVYWPQDEWIGLLTMAFVIAAAVLFRGFWSRIAIFLGLLFGYGLSWAFDHIFGKINSVLPDGSGPKPHHRIDWTGVKNADWLGFPHKSVFAADGKEQIVGWHGPSFSMTFILLILPSVIALIAENAGHVKAVSEMTGENLDPYLGRAFIGDGVGTAIASAVGGAPTTTYAENIGVMAATRVYSTAAYWVAAVVAILLGFCPKFGAIVSATPGGVLGGITVVLYGMIGLLGAKIWIENHVDFANPVNLVPLAAALIAGIGGVSLKFTNDFSISGIALGTIFAIVFYHFVRWLAPQHLRIEPQGAGRGYEGGAMLSTGNVETPEGELSPFATEGSGPE
- a CDS encoding PucR family transcriptional regulator, whose amino-acid sequence is MENVANVVPPQRRDLPVAADYALTVRGLLALPSLAGAEVAAGAAGLDTVVRWVNVMEVPDILPWVKPNELLLTTGFPLRHGGQGGTFDPSVVARLVDGLAERGVSALGVKTGRYLDELPPDMLDTAERHGFPVLVLPRGVAFDEVMSEVFTQLVDRQTWALDVADRLHRTLTALVLGGGDLPQIAAEVAALFDTAVLICSPDGRVQTTGGAEANSAALAALPLFDPSGRFRTEQVHAGLQDAPDATGGQLAVARVIAGGTDHGLIAAYGPNGGLGPVTVQALERAATVAALAITKQLAVSAVESKFRGDFLRDALNGVAGPPELVTEHCAQLGWDVDRPLAVIVARLDESSGPASVAGRTPMDRLTAAWEQVLRARDRAVPVVGFTHELVALVPAEPESVQRTVAELVSSVAGDRGGGRRSFSTGVSRVIGSIADLAAAYEQAGTAVRVGRRTHGPGAVAHFDGLGVHRVLSLVSDPGELRAFAAEVLGPLGADTPDALDLRGTLQELLDRNCNVAETARSLHFHYNTLRYRITKLETMIGPFTSDANLRLDVALALRVVQMRGL
- a CDS encoding oxamate carbamoyltransferase subunit AllH family protein, giving the protein MQIRAAASSALRDLLAGPPVPARLLGSGPYALYLGTDDAVVAVLARDAVRLPCSLTLSTSSAELPLTSLDVRDAVSVGEGAIRWTGRAGPGAVLVARHWAPARVRKGTSIPIDRWRSALSAFDCGVEARLIGGLTVGSCDLAGSLLGRGPGLTPAGDDVLAGFLLGTRALGVPAGPLGRFVAEQAPAATTALSAQLLRHAIRGECVPQVGAALASPGDTSALVALLAVGHTSGTALARGLLRAAEYAAGVGAATTTAATTTAA